In the genome of Amia ocellicauda isolate fAmiCal2 chromosome 3, fAmiCal2.hap1, whole genome shotgun sequence, one region contains:
- the rnf6 gene encoding E3 ubiquitin-protein ligase RNF6 encodes MDPPSPAADRAAGGLDERRRQQERLHREEAYYQFINGLSEDEYRLMRDSNLLGTPGEVTAEELRQRLDGAKERLSSQPSVDAGPPAEEDSSNGAGEPAGEASNGDSLLEWLNTFRRTGNATRSGQSGNQTWRAVSRTNPNSGEFRFSLEININHEQPEPAELDPGDAPPASLTAPHPPPRVTQGRRAQAAAARRTRGSLAPPSPDPPAGRTRSLRRSEVPLPPTPAPPRRARTSGGRRGRARLSPRPQTLGAQEPPTDSPATPPCPRVLPEPQLQGEPAPATAPLRSSRTRARGRGGRGGRGGVSHSQAGGRSRSPLRREPGETAPPSPREGEGEGAGETVTAGGVGTLGVAMETEQPAREPGAAPVTAPPPPAPEGAVEEGEAQVAGAAGAGGGSMRRHPTIMLDLQVRRIRPGENRDRDSIASRTRSRVRMAENTVTFESDSGGFRRTISRSERAGIRTYVSTIRIPLRRISETGLGEPSSTALRSILRQIMTGFGELSSLMETEADSEAAAPGLEGGGGPAVQTFRVHANDGPVPRDAVERRGVDGEVGVGLASAAEEDEDDEEEEEGEERRLGGGGNAQLAGQQQGEGRQAHRDTNNLVENGTLPILRLAHFFLLNDEEEEEHPRGLSKEQIDNLSTRTYGLASLEGELGRTCSVCINEYAQGNKLRRLPCAHEFHIHCIDRWLSENNTCPICRQPILQPPHD; translated from the exons ATGGACCCTCCCAGCCCAGCGGCAGACCGCGCGGCCGGCGGGCTGGATGAGCGGCGGCGGCAGCAAGAGCGGCTGCACCGTGAGGAGGCATACTACCAGTTCATCAACGGGCTGAGCGAGGACGAGTACCGGCTCATGAGGGACAGCAACCTGCTGGGCACGCCAG GTGAGGTGACCGCGGAGGAGCTGAGGCAGCGACTGGATGGGGCAAAGGAGCGCCTGTCCTCTCAGCCCAGCGTGGATGCCGGCCCACCTGCAGAGGAGGACAGCAGCAATG GAGCCGGTGAGCCAGCTGGGGAGGCCTCGAATGGTGACTCTCTCCTGGAGTGGCTGAACACGTTCCGGCGCACGGGTAATGCCACGCGCAGCGGGCAGAGTGGCAATCAGACGTGGCGTGCGGTGAGCCGCACCAACCCGAACAGCGGTGAGTTCCGCTTCAGCCTGGAGATCAACATCAACCACGAGCAGCCCGAGCCGGCTGAGCTTGACCCGGGTGACGCCCCTCCGGCCTCACTCACCGCCCCCCACCCTCCACCACGGGTCACCCAGGGCCGCCGAGCGCAGGCAGCCGCGGCCAGGAGAACACGCGGTAGCCTGGCCCCGCCCTCCCCAGACCCCCCTGCTGGCAGGACGCGCAGCCTGCGGAGGAGCGAGGTCCCgctgccccccaccccagccccaCCCCGCCGCGCACGGACCAGTGGGGGCCGCCGTGGTCGTGCCCGCCTCTCCCCTCGCCCACAGACTCTCGGCGCACAGGAGCCGCCCACAGACTCTCCGGCCACGCCGCCCTGCCCCCGAGTGCTGCCTGAGCCCCAGCTGCAGGGGGAACCAGCGCCGGCCACCGCCCCGCTCCGCAGCAGCAGGACTAGAGCCCGGGGCCGGGGCGGGCGGGGCGGGCGGGGCGGGGTGTCCCACAGCCAGGCCGGGGGGAGAAGCCGCTCTCCGCTGCGCAGGGAGCCGGGCGAGACGGCCCCTCCATCAcccagggagggggagggggagggggcaggaGAAACTGTGACTGCGGGTGGGGTAGGGACTCTGGGGGTCGCCATGGAGACCGAGCAGCCAGCCAGGGAGCCGGGCGCCGCCCCCGTCACGGCGCCTCCTCCGCCCGCCCCAGAGGGCGcagtggaggagggggaggcGCAGGTggcgggggcggccggggctgggggCGGCAGCATGCGTCGCCATCCCAccatcatgctggacctgcaggtGCGGCGCATCCGGCCGGGGGAGAACCGCGACCGCGATAGCATCGCCAGCCGCACGCGCTCACGGGTGCGCATGGCCGAGAACACGGTGACCTTCGAGAGCGACAGCGGGGGCTTCCGCCGCACCATCTCCCGCTCGGAGCGCGCCGGCATCCGCACCTACGTCAGCACCATCCGCATCCCGCTGCGCCGCATCTCCGAGACCGGGCTGGGAGAGCCGTCCTCCACCGCGCTGCGCTCCATCCTGCGCCAGATCATGACGGGCTTCGGGGAGCTCAGCTCGCTCATGGAGACCGAGGCCGACTCTGAGGCGGCCGCTCCCGGGCTGGAGGGCGGCGGTGGTCCGGCCGTGCAGACCTTCCGCGTCCACGCCAACGACGGCCCGGTGCCCCGAGACGCCGTAGAGCGCCGTGGGGTGGAcggggaggtgggggtgggATTGGCATCGGCAGCagaggaggacgaggacgacgaggaagaggaagagggcgAGGAGCGGCGGCTGGGAGGAGGGGGCAATGCCCAGCTGGCGGGGCAGCAGCAGGGCGAGGGCAGACAGGCCCACAGGGACACCAACAACCTGGTGGAGAACGGCACGCTGCCCATCCTGCGGCTGGCGCACTTCTTCCTGCTGAATgacgaggaagaggaggagcacCCGCGCGGGCTGAGCAAGGAGCAGATCGACAACCTGTCCACGCGCACCTACGGCCTGGCCAGCCTGGAGGGGGAGCTGGGCCGCACCTGCAGCGTCTGCATCAACGAGTACGCCCAGGGCAACAAGCTGCGCCGCCTGCCCTGCGCCCACGAGTTCCACATCCACTGCATCGACCGCTGGCTGTCCGAGAACAACACCTGCCCCATCTGCCGCCAGCCCATCCTGCAGCCTCCCCACGACTGA
- the cdk8 gene encoding cyclin-dependent kinase 8: MDYDFKVKLTGERERVEDLFEYEGCKVGRGTYGHVFKAKRKDGKDDKDYALKQIEGTGISMSACREIALLRELKHPNVISLQKVFLSHADRKVWLLFDYAEHDLWHIIKFHRASKANKKPLQLPRGMVKSLLYQILDGIHYLHANWVLHRDLKPANILVMGEGPERGRVKIADMGFARLFNSPLKPLADLDPVVVTFWYRAPELLLGARHYTKAIDIWAIGCIFAELLTSEPIFHCRQEDIKTSNPYHHDQLDRIFNVMGFPADKDWEDIKKMPEHSTLMKDFRRNTYTNCSLTKYMEKHKVKPDSKAFHLLQKLLTMDPIKRITSEQAMQDPYFLEDPLPTSDVFAGCQIPYPKREFLTEEEPEDKGDKKNQQQQQGNNHTNGAGHTGNPDNSHAQGPPLKKVRVVPPTTTSSGLIMTSDYQRTNPHAAYQNPGPSTALPQSSMGYSSTSQQPPQYSHQTHRY, from the exons ATGGACTATGATTTCAAAGTGAAGCTGAccggagagagggagcgagtgGAGGACCTGTTTGAATATGAGGGCTGCAAAGTTGGACGAGGCACTTACGGGCATGTGTTCAAAGCCAAGAGGAAAGACGG GAAAGATGACAAAGACTACGCTTTAAAACAGATCGAGGGTACAGGGATATCCATGTCCGCCTGCAGGGAAATCGCA CTGCTGCGGGAGCTGAAGCACCCCAATGTGATCTCACTGCAAAAGGTGTTCCTGTCGCACGCAGACAGGAAGGTGTGGCTGCTGTTCGACTATGCCGAGCACGACCTCTGG CACATTATCAAGTTCCACAGAGCCTCCAAAGCCAACAAGAAGCCCCTGCAGCTGCCACGGGGAATGGTGAAGTCGCTACTCTACCAGATCCTGGACGGCATCCACTACCTGCACGCCAACTGGGTACTGCACAGGGACCTG AAACCTGCCAACATCCTGGTGATGGGCGAGGGCCCCGAGAGAGGCAGAGTCAAGATCG CTGACATGGGCTTTGCGCGGCTGTTTAATTCACCACTGAAGCCTTTAGCTGACCTGGACCCAGTGGTCGTCACGTTCTGGTACCGGGCCCCGGAGCTGCTGCTGGGGGCGAGGCACTATACCAAAGCCATCG ATATCTGGGCTATAGGCTGCATATTTGCAGAGCTGCTGACGTCCGAGCCCATCTTTCACTGTAGACAGGAGGACATCAAGACCAGCAACCCCTACCACCACGACCAGCTGGACCGCATCTTCAATGTCATGGGCTTCCCAGCTG ataAAGACTGGGAAGACATCAAGAAGATGCCTGAACACTCGACGCTGATGAAAGACTTCAGGAGGAACAC GTACACGAATTGCAGCCTTACGAAGTACATGGAGAAACACAAGGTGAAGCCAGACAGCAAAGCATTCCACTTG CTGCAGAAGCTGCTCACGATGGACCCAATCAAGAGAATCACCTCTGAGCAGGCCATGCAGGACCCCTACTTCCTAGAGGACCCCCTCCCCACGTCAGA TGTCTTTGCTGGCTGTCAGATTCCATATCCCAAACGGGAGTTTCTCACAGAAGAGGAACCGGAGGACAAAGGAGACAAA AAGaaccagcagcaacagcagggCAACAACCACACTAACGGGGCGGGCCACACCGGCAACCCCGACAACAGCCACGCACAGGGGCCCCCTCTCAAGAAAGTCAGAGTGGTTCCTCCCACCACTACCTCCAGTGGGCTCATCATGACCTCAGACTACCAA CGCACCAATCCACACGCTGCGTACCAGAACCCAGGACCAAGCACAGCACTACCACAGAGCAGCATGGGCTACTCCTCTACCTCTCAGCAGCCCCCACAGTACTCTCACCAGACTCACCGGTACTGA